A window of the Synechococcus sp. M16.1 genome harbors these coding sequences:
- a CDS encoding chlorophyll a/b-binding protein → MSDNARFGFVNFAETWNGRLAMLGIVIGLGTELLTGQGILSQIGLG, encoded by the coding sequence ATGTCTGACAACGCACGCTTCGGCTTCGTCAACTTTGCTGAAACCTGGAACGGTCGCCTGGCCATGCTGGGCATCGTGATCGGCCTCGGCACCGAGCTCCTGACCGGCCAGGGCATCCTGTCCCAGATCGGCCTCGGCTGA
- a CDS encoding DUF2834 domain-containing protein: MRKALPWIYLLLAVLGAILPWKANLEFIAESGGQAFDLARFIADASSTAASRSLSADLLVGASAVTLWICVEGPRQKIKGWWLAIPLSFGVAFACAAPFFLFLRERQLQAQESESTS; the protein is encoded by the coding sequence ATGCGTAAAGCCCTGCCTTGGATTTATCTGCTTCTTGCTGTGTTGGGAGCGATCCTGCCCTGGAAGGCCAACCTGGAATTCATCGCCGAAAGCGGTGGACAGGCCTTTGATCTGGCACGATTCATCGCCGATGCCAGCAGCACAGCCGCGTCACGCTCCTTAAGCGCTGATCTACTGGTGGGGGCCAGTGCCGTCACGCTCTGGATCTGTGTGGAAGGACCACGTCAGAAGATCAAAGGTTGGTGGCTGGCCATCCCCCTGAGCTTCGGTGTGGCCTTTGCCTGCGCTGCTCCGTTTTTCTTGTTCCTGCGGGAACGACAGCTTCAGGCTCAGGAATCGGAATCCACATCCTGA
- the xseA gene encoding exodeoxyribonuclease VII large subunit, translating into MSVDRLPTYSVAELNTAIGSLLERGFAPRFLLEATVSRPQLKKGHLWLTLTDGSASISGVVWASKLAQLSYQPKDGDGVTVVGKLNFWAARASLTVQALDIRPSLSTVLRDFERVRQVLEQEGVIDPSRQRALPSQPASIAVLTSVPSSALADMLRTAAERWPMTQLIVVPIPVQGSVAPTIISTLEALAERTDELGLDALVLARGGGSREDLAVFDNEALCRLLANYPIPVVTGLGHEDDLTVADLVADHRAATPTAAIVALLPDREAERQGLAQRQSRLKEALLGRILRERQRLQDRDVALQQQSPLEKIQRQRQALAQRHQLLKALSPERWLKRGLALISNTAGESISDLESVKIGDQLNIRMSNGSLEARVDQIQHNAPTTSS; encoded by the coding sequence TTGAGCGTTGATCGTCTTCCGACCTATTCCGTTGCTGAGCTGAACACAGCCATCGGCAGCCTGCTGGAACGCGGTTTTGCGCCGCGTTTTTTACTGGAAGCAACGGTCTCCCGGCCACAACTTAAAAAGGGCCACCTCTGGCTCACCCTCACCGACGGCTCCGCCAGCATTTCCGGTGTGGTGTGGGCTTCGAAGCTGGCCCAATTGAGCTATCAACCCAAAGACGGTGACGGCGTCACCGTGGTGGGCAAGCTCAATTTCTGGGCAGCCCGAGCCAGCCTCACCGTTCAGGCGCTGGATATCCGGCCCAGCCTCAGCACGGTGCTGCGCGACTTTGAACGGGTGCGGCAAGTTTTGGAACAGGAAGGGGTGATCGACCCAAGCCGTCAGAGGGCACTTCCAAGCCAACCCGCCTCGATCGCGGTGCTCACCAGCGTGCCCAGTTCCGCCCTGGCCGACATGCTCCGCACTGCGGCGGAACGCTGGCCCATGACGCAGCTGATCGTGGTGCCAATTCCAGTGCAGGGTTCCGTGGCACCGACGATCATCAGCACCCTGGAAGCCTTGGCCGAGCGCACAGATGAGTTGGGACTGGACGCTTTGGTGCTCGCCCGCGGCGGTGGCAGCCGGGAAGACCTGGCAGTGTTCGACAACGAAGCGCTTTGCCGCCTCCTGGCGAACTACCCCATACCGGTGGTGACAGGCCTGGGACATGAGGATGATCTCACCGTCGCCGATCTGGTGGCAGACCATCGTGCAGCCACGCCCACGGCAGCGATCGTGGCCTTGCTGCCTGACCGCGAGGCGGAACGCCAAGGACTAGCGCAACGGCAAAGCCGATTGAAAGAGGCGCTGCTGGGGAGAATCCTTCGCGAACGTCAGCGCCTTCAGGATCGAGACGTAGCCCTTCAGCAACAGTCTCCACTGGAAAAGATCCAACGCCAACGCCAGGCACTGGCTCAAAGGCACCAATTGCTCAAGGCACTATCACCGGAACGCTGGCTGAAACGCGGCTTGGCTCTGATCAGCAACACCGCCGGCGAGTCCATTTCAGACCTGGAATCCGTCAAGATCGGTGATCAGCTCAACATTCGAATGAGCAACGGAAGCCTTGAAGCTCGAGTCGATCAGATCCAGCACAATGCACCCACCACCTCCTCCTGA
- a CDS encoding YihY/virulence factor BrkB family protein, with translation MPRRSLVRRLSGQIWKACQRWNNAECVDLSAAFAYFVLQSFFPLLLIALSVAARVFGKTDSVDNVLASVTQVLPPSATSLVDSTLRGLVDQGFGAGILGVVVLLLTASNAYLTLQRGADRLWSEILPEPSIGLSWWQQVGQFCRTRVEAFMTVFAISILIVFQQLVLSIGQLPEDILSLLDSVVPGLMGIVRSSPILPLGRILVPALILSLMAWLLQVVLPSRRVPAIPLIPGALLIGFGLAFLNKILSLSIVSLGNRYQAYGVIGGVLVLTLWVWLVGVILYFGQCLSVELAAVRFAKPRLGEPNSAAP, from the coding sequence GTGCCAAGACGTTCACTAGTTCGACGTTTAAGTGGCCAGATTTGGAAGGCTTGTCAGCGTTGGAATAATGCTGAGTGTGTTGATTTAAGTGCTGCTTTTGCATATTTCGTTCTTCAGTCGTTCTTTCCGCTGCTTCTGATTGCGCTGTCTGTTGCCGCAAGGGTGTTTGGCAAAACGGACAGTGTGGATAATGTGTTGGCCTCGGTGACGCAGGTCTTACCGCCGTCAGCAACCAGCCTTGTCGATTCGACCTTGCGTGGGTTGGTGGATCAAGGCTTTGGCGCTGGAATCCTCGGTGTTGTCGTTTTGCTTCTTACGGCCAGTAATGCTTATTTAACGCTCCAGCGTGGAGCTGATCGCTTGTGGTCTGAGATTCTGCCCGAGCCATCAATCGGTTTGTCTTGGTGGCAACAGGTTGGACAGTTTTGTAGAACACGTGTTGAAGCCTTCATGACGGTTTTTGCCATATCTATTTTGATCGTTTTTCAACAGTTGGTACTCAGTATTGGGCAGCTCCCTGAGGACATTCTTAGCTTATTGGATAGCGTCGTTCCTGGCTTAATGGGAATCGTGCGCTCCAGTCCCATTCTTCCTCTCGGGCGGATTCTTGTTCCCGCGTTGATCTTGTCTTTGATGGCTTGGTTGCTTCAGGTGGTGTTGCCCAGTCGTCGTGTTCCTGCAATTCCACTCATTCCTGGCGCGTTGTTGATTGGATTCGGTCTCGCCTTTCTCAATAAAATTCTGAGTTTGAGTATTGTTTCTCTGGGTAATCGCTATCAGGCCTATGGCGTGATTGGTGGTGTTTTAGTGTTAACGCTTTGGGTTTGGTTGGTGGGTGTGATTCTTTATTTTGGCCAGTGTTTGAGTGTGGAATTGGCCGCAGTTCGTTTTGCGAAACCCCGGCTCGGGGAACCGAACAGCGCGGCGCCTTGA
- the xseB gene encoding exodeoxyribonuclease VII small subunit: MSKRQVKKEQRDRIEAWRKDAETLSYEEAMQALDLLLAELQNESVPLADLQQKVLHGEVYLNRCQSLLDSVEQSIVELDPTTLKATPDA; encoded by the coding sequence ATGAGCAAGCGCCAAGTCAAGAAAGAGCAACGCGATCGCATCGAAGCGTGGCGAAAGGATGCCGAGACACTGAGCTACGAGGAAGCCATGCAGGCTTTGGATCTGCTGCTTGCTGAACTACAGAACGAGAGTGTTCCGTTGGCGGACTTGCAGCAAAAGGTGCTCCATGGCGAGGTGTATCTGAACCGGTGTCAGAGCCTGCTCGACAGCGTGGAGCAGTCGATTGTCGAGCTTGATCCCACAACTCTCAAAGCCACACCCGATGCGTAA